A region from the Candidatus Woesearchaeota archaeon genome encodes:
- the tadA gene encoding Flp pilus assembly complex ATPase component TadA, with translation MNRKKQSESKSESRKELSLEKIVPDTSVLIDGILSKKLQQKELIVSTILIHEAALAELEHQANLDKAIGFLGLDEIKRLALLSKQQGITLTFHGKRPTSYEIRQALLGEIDALIRDLAYDEDATLLTADKIQARVAEAKGMKVLYIPPSAETKKLQLEEFFDLQTMSVHLKENVLPYAKKGVPGSWQFVAIQQTLLSQEQIQDISREIIEEAKLRRDGFIEIERPGSTIVQLGSFRIVITKPPFSDGWEITAVRPVKRMTMDEYQLNPTLAKRIIEQAEGILIAGAPGMGKSTFAQALAEFYAAQQKIVKTVEAPRDLILPDAITQYAMSHGDPEEIHDILLLSRPDYTVFDEMRNTTDFKLFADLRLAGVGMIGVVHATNPIDAIQRFVGRIELGVIPQVIDTVIFIKNGTVFKTLGLNMTVKVPAGMTEADLARPVVVVTDFLTKKPEYELYSYGEETVVVPITEQEISPAQKLACQSIEQELKKYTTNPVVEMKSDHKCIIYVPQRDIATIIGKQGRTITEIEKKLGIHIDVQELQQERVTGKEQLQFNTKITKKGVQFMFGPKMQHHDIDIYVGGDYLLTAKVGNAGVLQIKKTNKIGKLLQHAITIGDPIGVYQTSVTKGTLKEDKADNEEITNNDASDDDEENGKDEGVEREA, from the coding sequence ATGAATCGGAAAAAACAATCTGAATCAAAATCCGAATCGAGAAAAGAATTATCCTTAGAAAAGATTGTGCCAGATACCTCTGTTTTAATTGACGGCATTCTCTCGAAAAAGCTCCAGCAAAAAGAATTAATCGTAAGCACCATTCTCATTCACGAAGCAGCACTTGCCGAGCTTGAACATCAGGCAAATCTTGACAAAGCCATAGGCTTTCTTGGTCTTGACGAAATCAAGCGATTAGCGCTTCTTTCCAAGCAACAAGGAATAACACTAACCTTTCATGGGAAACGACCTACCTCCTATGAGATCAGACAGGCATTACTTGGTGAGATTGATGCGCTTATCAGGGATCTGGCGTATGATGAGGATGCAACCCTTCTTACCGCAGATAAGATCCAAGCTCGTGTTGCAGAAGCAAAAGGAATGAAGGTTCTCTATATTCCACCCTCAGCAGAAACGAAAAAATTACAGTTAGAGGAATTTTTTGATCTACAGACTATGTCTGTTCATCTTAAGGAAAACGTGTTGCCATATGCAAAAAAAGGTGTCCCTGGATCCTGGCAGTTTGTGGCTATTCAGCAGACATTACTCTCCCAAGAACAGATTCAAGATATTTCTCGGGAGATTATTGAAGAGGCAAAACTTCGAAGGGATGGTTTTATTGAAATTGAACGGCCTGGATCAACTATTGTCCAGCTTGGTAGTTTTCGTATTGTCATTACCAAGCCACCCTTTTCTGATGGCTGGGAGATTACTGCGGTACGGCCAGTAAAGAGAATGACCATGGACGAGTATCAGCTGAACCCTACGTTAGCCAAGCGAATTATTGAGCAGGCTGAGGGCATTCTTATTGCCGGTGCTCCAGGTATGGGAAAAAGTACCTTTGCTCAAGCACTCGCTGAGTTTTATGCAGCACAACAGAAAATTGTGAAAACTGTTGAAGCACCCAGAGATCTTATTCTGCCTGATGCCATAACCCAGTATGCAATGAGTCATGGTGATCCTGAGGAGATCCATGATATCCTTCTCCTCTCTCGACCGGATTATACGGTTTTTGATGAGATGAGAAACACAACTGATTTTAAGCTCTTTGCTGATCTCAGGCTTGCGGGTGTTGGTATGATCGGTGTTGTCCATGCAACCAATCCCATTGATGCTATCCAGCGTTTTGTCGGAAGGATTGAATTAGGGGTCATACCACAAGTGATTGATACGGTTATTTTCATTAAAAACGGAACGGTTTTTAAGACCCTGGGTTTGAACATGACCGTTAAAGTTCCTGCAGGTATGACTGAAGCAGACCTTGCCAGGCCTGTTGTGGTTGTTACTGATTTTCTCACGAAAAAGCCGGAATATGAACTCTATAGTTATGGTGAAGAAACGGTTGTTGTTCCTATTACTGAGCAAGAGATAAGTCCAGCACAAAAACTTGCATGCCAATCGATTGAACAGGAATTAAAGAAATATACCACTAACCCTGTTGTTGAGATGAAGAGCGACCATAAATGCATTATCTATGTCCCTCAGCGTGACATTGCTACAATTATCGGAAAACAAGGAAGAACCATAACAGAGATTGAGAAGAAATTAGGCATCCATATTGATGTCCAAGAATTACAGCAAGAACGAGTAACAGGAAAGGAACAATTGCAGTTCAACACAAAGATTACGAAGAAAGGAGTCCAGTTTATGTTTGGCCCAAAGATGCAGCATCATGATATCGACATTTATGTTGGTGGTGATTATCTGTTGACGGCAAAAGTAGGTAATGCAGGTGTCCTTCAGATTAAAAAAACAAATAAGATTGGAAAATTGTTGCAGCATGCTATTACCATTGGAGATCCGATTGGAGTCTACCAGACTTCAGTAACTAAAGGGACTTTGAAAGAAGATAAAGCAGATAACGAAGAGATCACGAACAATGATGCCAGTGATGATGATGAAGAAAATGGCAAAGATGAAGGGGTTGAGAGAGAGGCATAG